A genomic segment from Echeneis naucrates chromosome 20, fEcheNa1.1, whole genome shotgun sequence encodes:
- the LOC115061077 gene encoding uncharacterized protein LOC115061077 isoform X2, producing the protein MENTPLLRRPKRKLCYFTNKDSLPKQWSEPLTLEDVDKMFDDLDSPTQDYLCPPALLLNNSDNETKQSERDLSPVPQMENPNKTLLTCQMGPEGDALHHPTTQSPFPNTDIDVGIFNVHGPIKTSSPIDHEVVIEDIEQEDNEKKQVEPPVLFDCEDAIKEDTKIQSPANEKLNGHAPKMILDFESESPPREVNCSKVMVSPHKNKMEKSWQERLEISNSEEEQVTPERHSTSVLSQPPAETSTHVGKDMTAFLQRLRDAGHPKPARTLTSASPVKVPTPLPEPEDDFLILEDDTPLWFSIPSKIPTSKRQWQNKTSSTDKDSSTEKGKKGSLTVTAQKEAEPEGANAKLDTVVEKMKTKKGKEKNQMSGPANDTNESSSPQHQQSPVDNLVEQEESNEKTQLKKIPSKDKKNEEPTATASRKLSQKAQKASEMKSSNSSKDEKENMKTSRAKSLRRTKKEMQESESIEDKVDDEAENEQSLKRKKKNHADAGHTDKKAKQHPLLDDGSSSKESEITLKRKRKTGKWRLNCPQSTEMTEVMDTQPTVKMSKQQNKVTSGAKTSPMKSKKDRVVKKRNQKQPEIFSHQNTTKGKRDKNKLARGVTQDDMKATDELFRTTESGQDEEQQQQEVQEQDQDLDHVQSSSLALSHRDLSLNSEEQVFQRVYHPVSNRKNSVTSVPVSPRGPLMHLRVAEPEKRRRKPPGEWWTVDDKPKDTESISAQSQQLNPKVTKSGKERKKQAKQSRCAGLGTPKNGNMAVSSKPPGGAHVTRLKLKPKSTPKTLKHTLAIFKEITTSAAETPMAARSKDRNDNDGHNMHPGEDAAKDIGSMDANELRNTQNISIAQDSQQDNSCQHGNTLKDLRSGPSSMIALSPYAENDTISVPPLPRVPAALSVSDLCAPPLRPLILQPKDKANLTEWFKSLWSTTVNNGAEVSPDQFDWYFYQGRAIGVLADLNCDSICNGKMLLGSYMKKPLWVDHSATTVFNLLTSSVNVTIDGSQSNFHPGQSFMVQCGHAYSIQNITAQPAVLYFTRISAESPD; encoded by the exons ATGGAGAACACCCCTCTGTTG AGGAGGCCGAAGAGGAAGCTCTGCTACTTTACAAACAAAGACAG TCTGCCCAAACAATGGTCAGAACCACTGACGCTTGAAGATGTGGATAAGATGTTTGATGACTTGG ATTCTCCCACACAGGATTACCTCTGTCCTCCCGCTCTTTTGCTCAACAACTCCGacaatgagacaaaacaaagcgAGAGAGACCTTTCCCCAGTCCCACAGATggaaaacccaaacaaaacacttctAACTTGCCAGATG GGGCCTGAAGGGGATGCTTTGCATCATCCTACAACACAGTCACCCTTTCCTAACACAGATATCG aTGTGGGCATCTTCAATGTTCATGGACCCATAAAGACATCCAGCCCTATAGACCATGAAGTGGTTATAGAAGATATTGAACAGGAGGACAATGAAAAGAAGCAAGTTGAGCCACCAGTTCTCTTTGACTGTGAAGATGCAATAAAGGAAGACACAAAGATACAGTCACCAGCAAATGAGAAACTCAATGGGCACGCCCCAAAGAT GATTCTTGACTTTGAGTCGGAGTCTCCTCCAAGGGAAGTTAACTGTAGTAAAGTCATGGTGTCTCCccacaaaaacaagatggagaAGTCATG GCAAGAACGCCTGGAAATTTCTAATTCAGAAGAGGAACAAGTAACTCCTGAGAGACACTCAACGAGTGTTCTCAGTCAACCACCAGCAGAGACGTCCACCCATGTAGGAAAAGACATGACAGCATTTCTGCAGAGGCTTAGAGATGCTGGACATCCCAAACCTGCACG gactTTGACATCAGCATCTCCAGTAAAAGTTCCCACTCCTCTTCCCGAGCCAGAGGATGATTTCCTGATTTTGGAGGATGACACacctctttggttttccatccCAAGTAAGATTCCCACCAGTAAGAGACAGTGGCAGAACAAAACTTCCAGTACAGACAAAGACAGTTCAACAGAGAAGGGGAAGAAAGGCAGCCTAACAGTGACTGcacaaaaagaggcagaaccagAGGGGGCTAATGCCAAACTTGACACTGttgttgagaaaatgaagacaaaaaaggggaaagagaAGAATCAAATGAGTGGGCCTGCAAATGATACAAATGAATCGTCAAGTCCCCAGCATCAACAGTCCCCTGTTGATAACTTGGTTGAACAAGaagaatcaaatgaaaaaacacaactcaAGAAGATTCCAtcaaaagacaagaaaaatgaGGAACCTACAGCCACAGCCAGCAGGAAACTCTCCCAGAAAGCTCAGAAGGCCTCTGAGATGAAAAGCTcaaactcttccaaagatgagaaagaaaatatgaagacaaGCAGGGCTAAATCATTAAGGAGgaccaaaaaagaaatgcaagaaTCTGAAAGTATTGAAGACAAAGTGGATGATGAGGCTGAGAATGAACAAAGCCTGAAACGGAAGAAGAAGAACCATGCAGATGCTGGACACACAG ACAAAAAGGCCAAACAACACCCATTGTTGGATGATGGGAGCTCATCGAAGGAAAGTGAGATTACTTTGAAacggaaaagaaaaactggaaagtGGAGGTTAAATTGCCCTCAGAGCACAGAGATGACAGAGGTTATGGACACCCAGCCAACAGTCAAGATGtccaaacagcaaaacaaagttaCCAGCGGAGCAAAAACTTCACCTATGAAGTCAAAGAAGGACAGAgttgtaaagaaaagaaatcagaagCAACCTGAAATCTTTTCCCATCAGAACACAACGAAAGGAAAGCGGGACAAAAATAAGCTAGCAAGAGGAGTAACACAGGATGACATGAAAGCAACTGATGAGTTGTTTCGCACCACTGAGTCAGGGCAggatgaggagcagcagcagcaggaggtccaggaacaggatcaggattTGGATCATGTGCAGTCAAGCTCTTTGGCCTTATCACATAGAGACCTCAGTCTTAATTCAG AAGAGCAGGTGTTTCAGAGAGTATACCATCCTGTCTCTAATCGAAAAAACTCCGTCACATCAGTGCCCGTCTCTCCCAGAGGACCTTTGATGCATCTCAGGGTAGCAGAGCCAGAGAAACGCAGAAGGAAACCTCCTGGTGAGTGGTGGACAGTTGATGACAAGCCTAAGGACACAGAGAGCATTTCCGCACAATCTCAGCAGCTAAATCCCAAAGTGACCAAGTCtggtaaagaaagaaagaagcaagcAAAACAGAGCCGATGTGCTGGACTTGGAACTCCCAAAAATGGTAACATGGCAGTTTCATCAAAACCACCAGGGGGAGCTCATGTAACTCGGCTGAAACTGAAGCCAAAGTCGACTCCAAAGACTCTCAAACACACTCTAGccatatttaaagaaattacCACATCGGCTGCAGAGACTCCAATGGCTGCCAGGAGCAAGGACAGAAATGATAATGATGGACATAATATGCATCCTGGTGAGGATGCTGCTAAAGATATAGGCAGCATGGATGCCAATGAGCTCAGGAACACACAGAACATCTCCATTGCTCAGGACTCCCAGCAAGACAACAGTTGTCAGCATGGGAATAC GTTAAAAGACCTTAGAAGTGGACCCTCTTCTATGATTGCGCTGAGCCCTTATGCAGAGAATGATACAA TTTCAGTTCCACCATTGCCCAGAGTACCTGCTGCGCTCTCTGTATCAGATCTGTGTGCTCCTCCTCTCAGACCACTGATCTTACAGCCAAAGGATAAGGCCAACCTGACAGAGTGGTTTAAGAGTCTGTGGTCTACCACTGTCAACA ATGGTGCTGAAGTCAGTCCAGACCAGTTTGACTGGTACTTCTATCAAGGCAGAGCGATTGGTGTCCTTGCGGACTTAAACTGTGACTCAATATGTAATGGAAAGATGTTGCTGGGTTCCTACATGAAGAAACCTCTCTGGGTGGATCACAGTGCCACAACA gtttttaaCTTATTAACAAGCTCTGTGAATGTAACCATTGATGGCAGTCAGTCCAACTTCCACCCAGGACAATCCTTCATGGTGCAATGTG GACATGCCTACAGCATCCAGAACATCACTGCTCAGCCTGCAGTTCTGTACTTCACCAGGATATCAGCAGAAAGCCCAGATTAA
- the LOC115061077 gene encoding uncharacterized protein LOC115061077 isoform X1, translating into MENTPLLRRPKRKLCYFTNKDSLPKQWSEPLTLEDVDKMFDDLDSPTQDYLCPPALLLNNSDNETKQSERDLSPVPQMENPNKTLLTCQMGPEGDALHHPTTQSPFPNTDIDVGIFNVHGPIKTSSPIDHEVVIEDIEQEDNEKKQVEPPVLFDCEDAIKEDTKIQSPANEKLNGHAPKMILDFESESPPREVNCSKVMVSPHKNKMEKSWQERLEISNSEEEQVTPERHSTSVLSQPPAETSTHVGKDMTAFLQRLRDAGHPKPARTLTSASPVKVPTPLPEPEDDFLILEDDTPLWFSIPSKIPTSKRQWQNKTSSTDKDSSTEKGKKGSLTVTAQKEAEPEGANAKLDTVVEKMKTKKGKEKNQMSGPANDTNESSSPQHQQSPVDNLVEQEESNEKTQLKKIPSKDKKNEEPTATASRKLSQKAQKASEMKSSNSSKDEKENMKTSRAKSLRRTKKEMQESESIEDKVDDEAENEQSLKRKKKNHADAGHTGSLNNKKAKQHPLLDDGSSSKESEITLKRKRKTGKWRLNCPQSTEMTEVMDTQPTVKMSKQQNKVTSGAKTSPMKSKKDRVVKKRNQKQPEIFSHQNTTKGKRDKNKLARGVTQDDMKATDELFRTTESGQDEEQQQQEVQEQDQDLDHVQSSSLALSHRDLSLNSEEQVFQRVYHPVSNRKNSVTSVPVSPRGPLMHLRVAEPEKRRRKPPGEWWTVDDKPKDTESISAQSQQLNPKVTKSGKERKKQAKQSRCAGLGTPKNGNMAVSSKPPGGAHVTRLKLKPKSTPKTLKHTLAIFKEITTSAAETPMAARSKDRNDNDGHNMHPGEDAAKDIGSMDANELRNTQNISIAQDSQQDNSCQHGNTLKDLRSGPSSMIALSPYAENDTISVPPLPRVPAALSVSDLCAPPLRPLILQPKDKANLTEWFKSLWSTTVNNGAEVSPDQFDWYFYQGRAIGVLADLNCDSICNGKMLLGSYMKKPLWVDHSATTVFNLLTSSVNVTIDGSQSNFHPGQSFMVQCGHAYSIQNITAQPAVLYFTRISAESPD; encoded by the exons ATGGAGAACACCCCTCTGTTG AGGAGGCCGAAGAGGAAGCTCTGCTACTTTACAAACAAAGACAG TCTGCCCAAACAATGGTCAGAACCACTGACGCTTGAAGATGTGGATAAGATGTTTGATGACTTGG ATTCTCCCACACAGGATTACCTCTGTCCTCCCGCTCTTTTGCTCAACAACTCCGacaatgagacaaaacaaagcgAGAGAGACCTTTCCCCAGTCCCACAGATggaaaacccaaacaaaacacttctAACTTGCCAGATG GGGCCTGAAGGGGATGCTTTGCATCATCCTACAACACAGTCACCCTTTCCTAACACAGATATCG aTGTGGGCATCTTCAATGTTCATGGACCCATAAAGACATCCAGCCCTATAGACCATGAAGTGGTTATAGAAGATATTGAACAGGAGGACAATGAAAAGAAGCAAGTTGAGCCACCAGTTCTCTTTGACTGTGAAGATGCAATAAAGGAAGACACAAAGATACAGTCACCAGCAAATGAGAAACTCAATGGGCACGCCCCAAAGAT GATTCTTGACTTTGAGTCGGAGTCTCCTCCAAGGGAAGTTAACTGTAGTAAAGTCATGGTGTCTCCccacaaaaacaagatggagaAGTCATG GCAAGAACGCCTGGAAATTTCTAATTCAGAAGAGGAACAAGTAACTCCTGAGAGACACTCAACGAGTGTTCTCAGTCAACCACCAGCAGAGACGTCCACCCATGTAGGAAAAGACATGACAGCATTTCTGCAGAGGCTTAGAGATGCTGGACATCCCAAACCTGCACG gactTTGACATCAGCATCTCCAGTAAAAGTTCCCACTCCTCTTCCCGAGCCAGAGGATGATTTCCTGATTTTGGAGGATGACACacctctttggttttccatccCAAGTAAGATTCCCACCAGTAAGAGACAGTGGCAGAACAAAACTTCCAGTACAGACAAAGACAGTTCAACAGAGAAGGGGAAGAAAGGCAGCCTAACAGTGACTGcacaaaaagaggcagaaccagAGGGGGCTAATGCCAAACTTGACACTGttgttgagaaaatgaagacaaaaaaggggaaagagaAGAATCAAATGAGTGGGCCTGCAAATGATACAAATGAATCGTCAAGTCCCCAGCATCAACAGTCCCCTGTTGATAACTTGGTTGAACAAGaagaatcaaatgaaaaaacacaactcaAGAAGATTCCAtcaaaagacaagaaaaatgaGGAACCTACAGCCACAGCCAGCAGGAAACTCTCCCAGAAAGCTCAGAAGGCCTCTGAGATGAAAAGCTcaaactcttccaaagatgagaaagaaaatatgaagacaaGCAGGGCTAAATCATTAAGGAGgaccaaaaaagaaatgcaagaaTCTGAAAGTATTGAAGACAAAGTGGATGATGAGGCTGAGAATGAACAAAGCCTGAAACGGAAGAAGAAGAACCATGCAGATGCTGGACACACAGGTTCTCTTAACA ACAAAAAGGCCAAACAACACCCATTGTTGGATGATGGGAGCTCATCGAAGGAAAGTGAGATTACTTTGAAacggaaaagaaaaactggaaagtGGAGGTTAAATTGCCCTCAGAGCACAGAGATGACAGAGGTTATGGACACCCAGCCAACAGTCAAGATGtccaaacagcaaaacaaagttaCCAGCGGAGCAAAAACTTCACCTATGAAGTCAAAGAAGGACAGAgttgtaaagaaaagaaatcagaagCAACCTGAAATCTTTTCCCATCAGAACACAACGAAAGGAAAGCGGGACAAAAATAAGCTAGCAAGAGGAGTAACACAGGATGACATGAAAGCAACTGATGAGTTGTTTCGCACCACTGAGTCAGGGCAggatgaggagcagcagcagcaggaggtccaggaacaggatcaggattTGGATCATGTGCAGTCAAGCTCTTTGGCCTTATCACATAGAGACCTCAGTCTTAATTCAG AAGAGCAGGTGTTTCAGAGAGTATACCATCCTGTCTCTAATCGAAAAAACTCCGTCACATCAGTGCCCGTCTCTCCCAGAGGACCTTTGATGCATCTCAGGGTAGCAGAGCCAGAGAAACGCAGAAGGAAACCTCCTGGTGAGTGGTGGACAGTTGATGACAAGCCTAAGGACACAGAGAGCATTTCCGCACAATCTCAGCAGCTAAATCCCAAAGTGACCAAGTCtggtaaagaaagaaagaagcaagcAAAACAGAGCCGATGTGCTGGACTTGGAACTCCCAAAAATGGTAACATGGCAGTTTCATCAAAACCACCAGGGGGAGCTCATGTAACTCGGCTGAAACTGAAGCCAAAGTCGACTCCAAAGACTCTCAAACACACTCTAGccatatttaaagaaattacCACATCGGCTGCAGAGACTCCAATGGCTGCCAGGAGCAAGGACAGAAATGATAATGATGGACATAATATGCATCCTGGTGAGGATGCTGCTAAAGATATAGGCAGCATGGATGCCAATGAGCTCAGGAACACACAGAACATCTCCATTGCTCAGGACTCCCAGCAAGACAACAGTTGTCAGCATGGGAATAC GTTAAAAGACCTTAGAAGTGGACCCTCTTCTATGATTGCGCTGAGCCCTTATGCAGAGAATGATACAA TTTCAGTTCCACCATTGCCCAGAGTACCTGCTGCGCTCTCTGTATCAGATCTGTGTGCTCCTCCTCTCAGACCACTGATCTTACAGCCAAAGGATAAGGCCAACCTGACAGAGTGGTTTAAGAGTCTGTGGTCTACCACTGTCAACA ATGGTGCTGAAGTCAGTCCAGACCAGTTTGACTGGTACTTCTATCAAGGCAGAGCGATTGGTGTCCTTGCGGACTTAAACTGTGACTCAATATGTAATGGAAAGATGTTGCTGGGTTCCTACATGAAGAAACCTCTCTGGGTGGATCACAGTGCCACAACA gtttttaaCTTATTAACAAGCTCTGTGAATGTAACCATTGATGGCAGTCAGTCCAACTTCCACCCAGGACAATCCTTCATGGTGCAATGTG GACATGCCTACAGCATCCAGAACATCACTGCTCAGCCTGCAGTTCTGTACTTCACCAGGATATCAGCAGAAAGCCCAGATTAA
- the LOC115061077 gene encoding actin cytoskeleton-regulatory complex protein pan1 isoform X3, which yields MENPNKTLLTCQMGPEGDALHHPTTQSPFPNTDIDVGIFNVHGPIKTSSPIDHEVVIEDIEQEDNEKKQVEPPVLFDCEDAIKEDTKIQSPANEKLNGHAPKMILDFESESPPREVNCSKVMVSPHKNKMEKSWQERLEISNSEEEQVTPERHSTSVLSQPPAETSTHVGKDMTAFLQRLRDAGHPKPARTLTSASPVKVPTPLPEPEDDFLILEDDTPLWFSIPSKIPTSKRQWQNKTSSTDKDSSTEKGKKGSLTVTAQKEAEPEGANAKLDTVVEKMKTKKGKEKNQMSGPANDTNESSSPQHQQSPVDNLVEQEESNEKTQLKKIPSKDKKNEEPTATASRKLSQKAQKASEMKSSNSSKDEKENMKTSRAKSLRRTKKEMQESESIEDKVDDEAENEQSLKRKKKNHADAGHTGSLNNKKAKQHPLLDDGSSSKESEITLKRKRKTGKWRLNCPQSTEMTEVMDTQPTVKMSKQQNKVTSGAKTSPMKSKKDRVVKKRNQKQPEIFSHQNTTKGKRDKNKLARGVTQDDMKATDELFRTTESGQDEEQQQQEVQEQDQDLDHVQSSSLALSHRDLSLNSEEQVFQRVYHPVSNRKNSVTSVPVSPRGPLMHLRVAEPEKRRRKPPGEWWTVDDKPKDTESISAQSQQLNPKVTKSGKERKKQAKQSRCAGLGTPKNGNMAVSSKPPGGAHVTRLKLKPKSTPKTLKHTLAIFKEITTSAAETPMAARSKDRNDNDGHNMHPGEDAAKDIGSMDANELRNTQNISIAQDSQQDNSCQHGNTLKDLRSGPSSMIALSPYAENDTISVPPLPRVPAALSVSDLCAPPLRPLILQPKDKANLTEWFKSLWSTTVNNGAEVSPDQFDWYFYQGRAIGVLADLNCDSICNGKMLLGSYMKKPLWVDHSATTVFNLLTSSVNVTIDGSQSNFHPGQSFMVQCGHAYSIQNITAQPAVLYFTRISAESPD from the exons ATggaaaacccaaacaaaacacttctAACTTGCCAGATG GGGCCTGAAGGGGATGCTTTGCATCATCCTACAACACAGTCACCCTTTCCTAACACAGATATCG aTGTGGGCATCTTCAATGTTCATGGACCCATAAAGACATCCAGCCCTATAGACCATGAAGTGGTTATAGAAGATATTGAACAGGAGGACAATGAAAAGAAGCAAGTTGAGCCACCAGTTCTCTTTGACTGTGAAGATGCAATAAAGGAAGACACAAAGATACAGTCACCAGCAAATGAGAAACTCAATGGGCACGCCCCAAAGAT GATTCTTGACTTTGAGTCGGAGTCTCCTCCAAGGGAAGTTAACTGTAGTAAAGTCATGGTGTCTCCccacaaaaacaagatggagaAGTCATG GCAAGAACGCCTGGAAATTTCTAATTCAGAAGAGGAACAAGTAACTCCTGAGAGACACTCAACGAGTGTTCTCAGTCAACCACCAGCAGAGACGTCCACCCATGTAGGAAAAGACATGACAGCATTTCTGCAGAGGCTTAGAGATGCTGGACATCCCAAACCTGCACG gactTTGACATCAGCATCTCCAGTAAAAGTTCCCACTCCTCTTCCCGAGCCAGAGGATGATTTCCTGATTTTGGAGGATGACACacctctttggttttccatccCAAGTAAGATTCCCACCAGTAAGAGACAGTGGCAGAACAAAACTTCCAGTACAGACAAAGACAGTTCAACAGAGAAGGGGAAGAAAGGCAGCCTAACAGTGACTGcacaaaaagaggcagaaccagAGGGGGCTAATGCCAAACTTGACACTGttgttgagaaaatgaagacaaaaaaggggaaagagaAGAATCAAATGAGTGGGCCTGCAAATGATACAAATGAATCGTCAAGTCCCCAGCATCAACAGTCCCCTGTTGATAACTTGGTTGAACAAGaagaatcaaatgaaaaaacacaactcaAGAAGATTCCAtcaaaagacaagaaaaatgaGGAACCTACAGCCACAGCCAGCAGGAAACTCTCCCAGAAAGCTCAGAAGGCCTCTGAGATGAAAAGCTcaaactcttccaaagatgagaaagaaaatatgaagacaaGCAGGGCTAAATCATTAAGGAGgaccaaaaaagaaatgcaagaaTCTGAAAGTATTGAAGACAAAGTGGATGATGAGGCTGAGAATGAACAAAGCCTGAAACGGAAGAAGAAGAACCATGCAGATGCTGGACACACAGGTTCTCTTAACA ACAAAAAGGCCAAACAACACCCATTGTTGGATGATGGGAGCTCATCGAAGGAAAGTGAGATTACTTTGAAacggaaaagaaaaactggaaagtGGAGGTTAAATTGCCCTCAGAGCACAGAGATGACAGAGGTTATGGACACCCAGCCAACAGTCAAGATGtccaaacagcaaaacaaagttaCCAGCGGAGCAAAAACTTCACCTATGAAGTCAAAGAAGGACAGAgttgtaaagaaaagaaatcagaagCAACCTGAAATCTTTTCCCATCAGAACACAACGAAAGGAAAGCGGGACAAAAATAAGCTAGCAAGAGGAGTAACACAGGATGACATGAAAGCAACTGATGAGTTGTTTCGCACCACTGAGTCAGGGCAggatgaggagcagcagcagcaggaggtccaggaacaggatcaggattTGGATCATGTGCAGTCAAGCTCTTTGGCCTTATCACATAGAGACCTCAGTCTTAATTCAG AAGAGCAGGTGTTTCAGAGAGTATACCATCCTGTCTCTAATCGAAAAAACTCCGTCACATCAGTGCCCGTCTCTCCCAGAGGACCTTTGATGCATCTCAGGGTAGCAGAGCCAGAGAAACGCAGAAGGAAACCTCCTGGTGAGTGGTGGACAGTTGATGACAAGCCTAAGGACACAGAGAGCATTTCCGCACAATCTCAGCAGCTAAATCCCAAAGTGACCAAGTCtggtaaagaaagaaagaagcaagcAAAACAGAGCCGATGTGCTGGACTTGGAACTCCCAAAAATGGTAACATGGCAGTTTCATCAAAACCACCAGGGGGAGCTCATGTAACTCGGCTGAAACTGAAGCCAAAGTCGACTCCAAAGACTCTCAAACACACTCTAGccatatttaaagaaattacCACATCGGCTGCAGAGACTCCAATGGCTGCCAGGAGCAAGGACAGAAATGATAATGATGGACATAATATGCATCCTGGTGAGGATGCTGCTAAAGATATAGGCAGCATGGATGCCAATGAGCTCAGGAACACACAGAACATCTCCATTGCTCAGGACTCCCAGCAAGACAACAGTTGTCAGCATGGGAATAC GTTAAAAGACCTTAGAAGTGGACCCTCTTCTATGATTGCGCTGAGCCCTTATGCAGAGAATGATACAA TTTCAGTTCCACCATTGCCCAGAGTACCTGCTGCGCTCTCTGTATCAGATCTGTGTGCTCCTCCTCTCAGACCACTGATCTTACAGCCAAAGGATAAGGCCAACCTGACAGAGTGGTTTAAGAGTCTGTGGTCTACCACTGTCAACA ATGGTGCTGAAGTCAGTCCAGACCAGTTTGACTGGTACTTCTATCAAGGCAGAGCGATTGGTGTCCTTGCGGACTTAAACTGTGACTCAATATGTAATGGAAAGATGTTGCTGGGTTCCTACATGAAGAAACCTCTCTGGGTGGATCACAGTGCCACAACA gtttttaaCTTATTAACAAGCTCTGTGAATGTAACCATTGATGGCAGTCAGTCCAACTTCCACCCAGGACAATCCTTCATGGTGCAATGTG GACATGCCTACAGCATCCAGAACATCACTGCTCAGCCTGCAGTTCTGTACTTCACCAGGATATCAGCAGAAAGCCCAGATTAA